The following proteins are co-located in the Diaphorobacter sp. HDW4B genome:
- a CDS encoding DNA internalization-related competence protein ComEC/Rec2, which translates to MPDRIGFTHRRPWLGTALLLGVLLGTALQLQQRSLWDCATYQTCVLIGMALGSCAFVGHRMRWGRAVLLCAAAALVTFAQIGWRSTAFAEQALNSNLEGRDLRIEGTIAAMPQVRENGVRFRMNVDSAMLDGEAVRVPELLDLSWYAQGLFAGDDAASGSEIPRLIAGQRWTMDVRLKAPHGAANPLGFDYELWMWEQGVQATGYVRSRVQPRLLESTWAHPVERLRQQVRDAIVDRLVVRSAESGDASRMRAAGVVAALVTGDQRAIDRKDWDVFRITGVAHLVSISGLHITMFAWLAGAVIGWAWRRSSRLCLMLPAQLVSMFGGVLLAAAYALFSGWGVPAQRTIFMLAVVAWLRAGGRRWPWPHVWLLACALVLLWDPWAMLQAGFWLSFVAVGILFASHLSMPAHAAPNASSGWPSRWMAFGKQHVMALLQQQGVVTLAVAPLTLLLFGQMSVVGLVANLLAIPWVTLVILPVAFLGIAWNALWDVALWTVQCFAFVLQWCAALPLAQLSLPVAPLWAGVLAVCGGIWLALRLPWRVRAMALPCLLPALWWTPERPAQGLVELLAIDVGQGQAVLVRTAHHSLLYDAGPLYSADSDAGERVVVPLLKATGERLDMLLLSHRDADHTGGASAVLADQPQAVLMASVEGDHRLWQGRPFNPCMAGHSWRWDGVRFEVLHPLAETVREWVDGHAPMLKSNAMSCVLKITDAQGVVALLVGDIEQAQERELLARNALGPVSYLLVPHHGSKTSSSAAFLDALTPQVAVVQSGYRNRFGHPASDVVARYQALGIHWVSTPACGAVRWRSAQSTTLECERERSRRYWQHLDTTTRD; encoded by the coding sequence ATGCCTGATCGCATCGGATTTACCCATCGACGCCCATGGCTTGGCACGGCCCTGTTGCTGGGCGTTCTGCTCGGCACGGCCTTGCAGTTGCAGCAGCGGAGCCTGTGGGACTGTGCCACCTACCAGACCTGTGTGCTGATCGGGATGGCGCTTGGTAGTTGTGCCTTCGTCGGTCACCGAATGCGGTGGGGAAGGGCTGTGTTGCTGTGCGCGGCGGCGGCCTTGGTGACCTTTGCGCAGATCGGTTGGCGCAGCACGGCGTTTGCCGAACAGGCTTTGAACTCGAACCTCGAAGGGCGCGATTTGCGGATCGAAGGCACGATTGCCGCAATGCCGCAAGTGCGTGAAAACGGCGTCCGGTTTCGCATGAACGTCGACTCCGCAATGCTGGATGGAGAGGCCGTTCGCGTGCCTGAATTGCTTGATCTGAGCTGGTATGCGCAGGGACTGTTCGCGGGCGACGACGCGGCGTCCGGCAGCGAGATTCCAAGGCTGATCGCAGGTCAGCGCTGGACTATGGACGTGCGCCTGAAAGCGCCGCACGGTGCGGCCAATCCGTTGGGGTTCGACTACGAACTCTGGATGTGGGAGCAGGGCGTGCAGGCCACGGGCTATGTGCGTTCGCGCGTCCAGCCACGGTTGCTGGAATCGACATGGGCGCATCCCGTGGAGCGCTTGCGGCAGCAGGTGCGCGATGCGATTGTGGATCGGCTGGTGGTTCGCTCGGCAGAGAGTGGCGATGCGTCGCGCATGCGTGCTGCGGGTGTGGTGGCGGCGCTGGTGACAGGCGATCAGCGCGCGATCGATCGCAAGGACTGGGATGTGTTTCGCATCACTGGCGTGGCGCATCTGGTGAGCATTTCGGGTTTGCATATCACGATGTTTGCGTGGCTGGCCGGGGCCGTCATCGGATGGGCGTGGCGGCGATCTTCGCGTCTGTGTCTGATGCTGCCAGCGCAACTGGTGAGCATGTTCGGTGGTGTTTTGCTGGCGGCTGCCTATGCGCTTTTCAGTGGCTGGGGTGTGCCTGCGCAGCGCACGATTTTCATGCTCGCGGTGGTGGCTTGGCTGCGTGCAGGCGGCAGGCGTTGGCCTTGGCCGCATGTGTGGTTGCTGGCCTGTGCGCTGGTATTGCTGTGGGACCCGTGGGCGATGCTGCAGGCGGGTTTCTGGCTGAGCTTTGTGGCCGTGGGGATTCTGTTTGCAAGCCATCTTTCCATGCCTGCGCACGCGGCGCCGAACGCGTCGTCGGGATGGCCAAGCCGCTGGATGGCGTTTGGCAAACAGCATGTGATGGCGCTGCTCCAGCAGCAGGGTGTTGTGACGTTGGCGGTTGCGCCGCTGACCTTGCTGCTGTTCGGGCAGATGTCGGTCGTCGGCTTGGTGGCCAATCTGCTGGCGATTCCCTGGGTGACGCTGGTGATCTTGCCCGTGGCGTTTCTTGGCATTGCGTGGAATGCCTTGTGGGATGTGGCTTTGTGGACCGTGCAGTGCTTTGCCTTCGTGCTGCAATGGTGCGCTGCCTTGCCGCTTGCTCAGCTCTCGCTTCCGGTGGCCCCGCTGTGGGCGGGTGTGCTGGCGGTCTGCGGTGGAATCTGGTTGGCGCTGCGCCTGCCGTGGCGCGTTCGCGCGATGGCCTTGCCCTGTCTTTTGCCCGCTTTGTGGTGGACTCCGGAGCGACCCGCGCAAGGACTTGTCGAACTGCTGGCCATCGATGTGGGGCAAGGCCAGGCCGTGCTGGTGCGCACGGCGCATCACAGTCTGCTGTATGACGCGGGGCCGCTGTATTCGGCTGACTCCGATGCGGGCGAGCGCGTGGTCGTTCCACTGCTCAAGGCCACGGGCGAGCGGCTCGACATGCTGCTGCTCAGCCATCGCGATGCCGACCACACGGGCGGCGCATCCGCCGTGCTGGCCGATCAGCCACAGGCCGTGCTGATGGCCTCGGTGGAGGGTGATCACCGGCTCTGGCAGGGAAGGCCGTTCAATCCCTGCATGGCGGGCCATTCATGGCGCTGGGATGGGGTTCGGTTCGAGGTGCTGCATCCGCTGGCAGAAACGGTGCGGGAATGGGTGGATGGACATGCCCCAATGCTCAAGTCCAACGCCATGAGTTGCGTGCTGAAAATCACCGATGCGCAGGGTGTGGTCGCGCTGCTGGTGGGCGATATCGAACAGGCGCAGGAACGCGAGCTGCTGGCGCGCAATGCGCTGGGGCCGGTGAGTTATCTGCTCGTGCCCCATCACGGAAGCAAGACCTCGTCGAGCGCGGCTTTTCTGGATGCGCTCACTCCGCAGGTCGCCGTGGTGCAGTCCGGTTATCGCAATCGCTTCGGTCATCCGGCAAGCGACGTGGTGGCGCGGTATCAGGCGCTGGGGATTCATTGGGTGAGCACTCCGGCATGTGGCGCCGTGCGCTGGCGTTCCGCGCAATCGACGACGTTGGAGTGCGAACGCGAACGATCACGGCGCTATTGGCAGCATTTGGATACAACTACGCGCGATTAA
- a CDS encoding circularly permuted type 2 ATP-grasp protein — translation MHRFDEMYETLPIAAGAEREHYKRYAQWLARQPDSAMQARRAEAEMIFRRVGITFAVYGAKDEDGSGTERLIPFDLIPRIIPSHEWQRMRQGLEQRVTALNRFIHDVYHGQDIIRAGLVPSELINHNAQFRPEMVQVDVPNNVYANIAGIDIVRAPDSSGNGVYYVLEDNLRVPSGVSYMLENRKMMMRLFPELFAMHKVAPVAHYPDMLLDTLRASAPSNSAEPTVVVLTPGMYNSAYFEHAFLAQQMGVELVEGQDLVVKDKFVYLRTTRGLQRVDVIYRRVDDDFLDPKVFRPTSTLGCAGLMDAYRAGNVAICNAVGTGIADDKSVYPYVPEMIRFYLGEEPILANVPTWLCRKPDDLKYVLAHLHELVVKEVHGAGGYGMLIGPAATKAEIEEFRAVLVANPAGYIAQPTLSLSSCPTYVNSGIAPRHIDLRPFVLSGKRVQIAAGGLTRVALKEGSLVVNSSQGGGTKDTWVLNPEDSPAGTGAGSSSQSQGQGQVQGQRQMQSQLDASQNQFNS, via the coding sequence ATGCACCGGTTTGATGAAATGTACGAAACGCTTCCTATCGCGGCAGGTGCCGAGCGCGAGCACTACAAGCGCTACGCGCAGTGGCTTGCCCGGCAACCCGACAGCGCCATGCAGGCGCGTCGCGCGGAAGCAGAGATGATCTTTCGACGTGTCGGCATCACCTTCGCGGTGTACGGCGCAAAGGACGAGGACGGTTCGGGCACCGAACGTCTGATTCCCTTCGATCTGATTCCCCGCATCATTCCTTCGCACGAGTGGCAGCGCATGCGCCAGGGGCTGGAGCAGCGGGTCACGGCGCTCAATCGCTTCATCCACGACGTCTACCACGGGCAGGACATCATCCGCGCGGGCCTGGTGCCGAGCGAGCTGATCAACCACAACGCGCAGTTCCGCCCTGAAATGGTGCAGGTTGATGTGCCCAACAATGTGTACGCCAACATTGCGGGCATCGACATCGTGCGTGCACCGGATTCGAGCGGCAACGGCGTCTACTACGTGCTTGAAGACAATCTGCGCGTGCCGTCCGGCGTGTCGTACATGCTCGAAAACCGCAAGATGATGATGCGGCTTTTCCCCGAGCTGTTCGCCATGCACAAGGTCGCGCCGGTCGCGCATTACCCCGACATGCTGCTGGACACTCTGCGTGCGAGCGCGCCGTCCAACAGCGCCGAGCCCACGGTGGTGGTGCTCACGCCCGGCATGTACAACAGCGCCTACTTCGAGCACGCCTTTCTTGCACAGCAAATGGGCGTGGAGCTGGTCGAGGGGCAGGATCTGGTCGTCAAGGACAAGTTCGTCTACCTGCGCACCACGCGCGGGCTGCAGCGTGTCGATGTGATCTACCGCCGCGTCGATGACGACTTTCTCGATCCCAAGGTGTTCCGCCCCACGTCGACGCTGGGTTGCGCCGGGCTCATGGACGCGTATCGCGCGGGCAATGTGGCGATCTGCAATGCGGTCGGCACTGGCATCGCGGACGACAAGTCGGTCTACCCGTATGTGCCCGAGATGATCCGCTTCTATCTGGGTGAAGAGCCGATTCTCGCGAACGTGCCCACTTGGCTGTGCCGCAAGCCCGATGATCTCAAGTACGTGCTCGCGCATCTGCATGAACTGGTGGTCAAGGAGGTGCACGGTGCAGGTGGCTACGGCATGCTGATCGGGCCTGCCGCCACCAAGGCCGAGATCGAGGAGTTCCGCGCCGTGCTCGTCGCCAATCCGGCGGGCTACATAGCGCAACCCACGCTCTCGCTGTCGAGCTGCCCAACGTATGTGAACTCCGGCATTGCGCCGCGCCACATCGATCTGCGGCCGTTCGTGCTCTCGGGCAAGCGGGTGCAGATTGCGGCGGGTGGACTCACGCGCGTCGCGCTCAAGGAAGGCTCGTTGGTGGTCAACTCGTCGCAGGGCGGTGGCACCAAGGACACCTGGGTGCTCAATCCGGAGGACAGCCCTGCGGGCACCGGCGCCGGATCGTCGTCGCAGAGCCAAGGTCAAGGCCAAGTGCAAGGGCAGAGACAGATGCAGTCGCAGCTCGATGCATCACAAAACCAATTCAATTCTTGA
- a CDS encoding alpha-E domain-containing protein — protein sequence MLSRTADHLFWMSRYTERAESTARMLNVNYETSLLPQSASKAQEGWRGLLSISELIPAYTARYGEIEQGKVLTFMVHDENNPSSIYSCLHAARENARAVRGALTTEVWETQNQTWLALHKHLRDGAFERDPGQFFEWVKYRSHLSRGVTLGTMLHDEAYRFIRLGTSLERSDNTARLLDVKFHAVPTDFHGSVRDPKRATPEFDFYHWSAILRSVSAFEIYRKVYRDVITPERVAELLMLRADMPRSLHSNMKQVVENLAAVSNEHSGETQRKAGRLLADLSYGRIEEILATGLHAYLTQFLDRVSELGSRISRDFLVPVHH from the coding sequence ATGCTGAGTCGAACCGCTGACCATCTGTTCTGGATGTCCCGCTACACCGAGCGTGCTGAAAGCACCGCGCGCATGCTCAACGTGAACTACGAAACCTCGCTGCTGCCGCAGTCCGCCAGCAAGGCGCAGGAGGGCTGGCGCGGCCTGCTGTCCATCAGCGAGCTGATTCCTGCCTACACCGCGCGCTACGGCGAGATCGAGCAGGGCAAGGTACTCACCTTCATGGTGCACGACGAGAACAATCCCTCGTCGATCTACTCGTGCCTGCACGCCGCCCGCGAAAATGCGCGGGCCGTGCGCGGCGCGCTCACCACCGAAGTCTGGGAAACGCAGAACCAGACCTGGCTGGCGCTGCACAAGCATCTGCGCGATGGAGCCTTCGAGCGCGATCCGGGCCAGTTCTTCGAATGGGTCAAGTACCGCTCGCACCTTTCGCGCGGTGTGACGTTGGGCACCATGCTGCATGACGAGGCCTACCGCTTCATTCGTCTGGGCACGTCGCTTGAGCGCTCGGACAACACCGCGCGTTTGCTCGACGTGAAGTTCCACGCCGTGCCAACGGACTTTCACGGCAGCGTGCGCGATCCCAAGCGCGCAACGCCCGAGTTCGATTTCTATCACTGGAGTGCCATCTTGCGCAGCGTCTCGGCCTTCGAGATCTACCGCAAGGTCTATCGTGACGTGATCACGCCCGAGCGCGTGGCCGAACTGCTCATGCTGCGCGCCGACATGCCGCGCTCGCTGCATTCCAACATGAAGCAGGTGGTGGAAAACCTGGCCGCTGTCTCCAACGAGCATTCGGGCGAGACCCAGCGCAAGGCCGGTCGCTTGCTGGCCGATCTGAGCTATGGCCGCATCGAGGAAATCCTTGCGACCGGCCTGCATGCCTATCTCACGCAGTTCCTCGACCGGGTGAGCGAGCTGGGTTCGCGCATCAGCCGCGACTTCCTGGTGCCGGTGCATCACTGA
- a CDS encoding sulfurtransferase — protein sequence MTYTTLIQVPELQSLIASGAPFMVFDCSFDLANPALGKSQYLESHIPGAIHADLDKNLSAKHGSPSSNGKILFADDADKPASGGRHPLPNLERFTMWLSEIGFANDMQAVVYDRNGANYCGRLWWMLKWAGHEAVAVLDGGLQAWQAAGESVESGEAVTHFQFNFELKPTLVRLVNADEVLKNIDNPDQTVIDARAPARYRGEVEPLDPVAGHIPGALNRPFATNMGADGKFKPAAQLRQEFDALLLGHDIAGVVHQCGSGVSALPNLIAMEVAGLGRTALYAGSWSDWCSNPNRPVETN from the coding sequence ATGACATACACAACCCTCATCCAAGTCCCCGAACTGCAAAGCCTCATCGCCAGCGGCGCACCGTTCATGGTGTTCGATTGCAGCTTCGATCTGGCCAACCCGGCTTTGGGAAAATCGCAATATCTCGAATCCCATATTCCGGGAGCCATCCACGCCGATCTGGACAAAAACCTGAGCGCCAAACATGGCAGCCCCAGCAGCAACGGGAAAATCCTCTTCGCCGACGATGCGGACAAACCAGCGTCCGGTGGACGCCATCCGCTGCCCAATCTCGAACGTTTTACCATGTGGTTAAGTGAAATCGGGTTTGCCAATGACATGCAGGCCGTCGTATATGACCGCAACGGTGCCAATTACTGCGGACGCCTGTGGTGGATGCTGAAATGGGCCGGTCATGAAGCCGTTGCCGTGCTCGACGGGGGACTGCAGGCTTGGCAGGCGGCTGGGGAATCTGTGGAATCAGGCGAAGCAGTCACCCACTTTCAATTCAACTTTGAACTCAAGCCAACTCTGGTCCGTCTGGTGAATGCCGATGAGGTTTTGAAAAATATCGATAATCCTGACCAAACCGTGATCGATGCCCGCGCCCCAGCCCGTTATCGCGGCGAAGTGGAGCCACTCGATCCCGTGGCTGGACATATTCCCGGTGCTCTGAATCGGCCATTTGCGACCAATATGGGGGCGGACGGCAAATTCAAACCTGCGGCTCAATTGCGTCAGGAATTTGATGCCCTGTTGCTCGGACATGACATCGCCGGGGTGGTCCATCAATGTGGAAGCGGTGTAAGTGCTTTGCCCAATTTGATTGCAATGGAAGTCGCCGGATTGGGCCGAACCGCGCTATATGCGGGCAGTTGGAGTGATTGGTGCAGCAATCCAAATCGACCAGTCGAAACAAATTAA
- a CDS encoding BLUF domain-containing protein gives MQVVCYFGKAARQGKVALPTDSLLAASEEFARRNELTGLLTISDGYFLHVLEGDDAVVQSLVARIAAFWDQESPTILFERQITQRQYQQWNVVISHGSKHRADAAQRLAETKRFLDDDPGDAADPFRYFLTPNRSSKAVVHNQPVRQVAIFSNSVLWFNPIFSHLSERFGTQACALKVSNTGKDADSYPLDYADVVGDSAGPVRIVGISEGLLASTLSQPLLEKIELMVFLMRRSGQGTDTEFVARALAHPVVQRCKPRVLFVTPGGNTGLSDMLHEMVSNAGLQSTETRGSVLMGGPTWKAIHEQLLSIVRPLRKGAKAEETVEASAPVTEVDLALEPEEFTESQPPTVIASLTAEPASEPVPEPVPEPALLPELTPAPPPATKSGKKSKAEAPAFPERSVDLSGPALKDMLDRLMYGLSPTAWAGWLDMRAHDFAARTDNAPEAKALKIVAETVTADLDLLAKRGQMREMISTFSEHHEIMVPHPLDSTLVLYLFARLDDLPLATLRRLILDDLMD, from the coding sequence ATGCAAGTAGTCTGCTATTTCGGTAAGGCCGCACGCCAAGGCAAGGTAGCCCTACCCACCGACAGCCTGTTGGCTGCCAGCGAAGAGTTCGCGCGACGCAACGAACTCACCGGTCTGCTTACCATCTCGGACGGCTATTTCCTTCACGTGTTGGAGGGAGATGACGCTGTGGTGCAAAGCCTGGTGGCTCGGATTGCCGCGTTCTGGGATCAGGAGTCTCCGACGATCCTGTTCGAGCGGCAGATCACGCAACGCCAATATCAACAATGGAACGTCGTGATCTCGCACGGCTCCAAGCACCGGGCCGATGCAGCGCAACGCCTCGCGGAAACCAAGCGGTTTCTGGACGACGATCCGGGCGATGCGGCCGATCCGTTCCGCTACTTCCTCACGCCCAACCGTTCGAGCAAAGCAGTCGTCCACAACCAGCCCGTGCGGCAGGTCGCCATCTTCAGCAACTCGGTGCTGTGGTTCAACCCGATCTTCAGCCACCTCTCGGAGCGCTTTGGCACCCAGGCCTGTGCGCTCAAGGTCTCCAACACCGGCAAGGATGCGGACAGCTATCCGCTCGACTACGCCGACGTGGTGGGCGATTCTGCCGGCCCCGTGCGCATCGTCGGCATCAGCGAGGGGCTGCTGGCCTCCACGCTGTCGCAGCCGCTGCTCGAGAAGATCGAACTGATGGTCTTCCTGATGCGCCGCAGCGGTCAGGGCACGGACACCGAATTCGTGGCCCGCGCCCTCGCCCATCCCGTAGTGCAGCGCTGCAAGCCGCGTGTGCTGTTCGTCACTCCGGGGGGCAACACCGGGCTCTCCGACATGCTGCACGAGATGGTGAGCAACGCCGGTTTGCAGTCCACAGAAACAAGAGGCTCGGTACTCATGGGCGGACCTACCTGGAAAGCGATTCACGAACAGCTTCTGTCCATCGTCCGCCCGCTGCGCAAGGGCGCCAAGGCCGAGGAAACCGTGGAAGCATCAGCGCCAGTCACCGAAGTCGATCTGGCGCTCGAACCGGAAGAATTCACAGAGTCCCAACCACCCACCGTCATCGCGTCGCTGACAGCTGAACCCGCGTCCGAACCTGTGCCCGAGCCCGTGCCAGAACCAGCGCTCCTGCCCGAACTGACGCCCGCCCCGCCACCCGCCACCAAGTCCGGCAAGAAATCCAAAGCCGAAGCGCCTGCCTTCCCCGAGCGCTCCGTCGACCTGTCTGGCCCGGCTCTCAAAGACATGCTGGATCGCCTGATGTACGGCCTCAGCCCCACGGCCTGGGCCGGTTGGCTGGACATGCGCGCGCATGACTTCGCGGCCCGCACCGACAACGCGCCCGAAGCCAAGGCCCTCAAGATCGTGGCAGAGACCGTCACCGCCGATCTCGACCTTCTCGCCAAACGAGGACAGATGCGCGAGATGATTTCCACCTTCTCCGAGCACCACGAAATCATGGTGCCGCATCCGCTGGATTCGACGCTGGTGCTGTACCTGTTCGCGCGCCTTGACGATCTGCCGCTGGCCACACTGCGCCGGTTGATTCTTGACGATCTGATGGACTGA
- a CDS encoding DMT family transporter has product MHALWMVLAAFFFASMGVCIKAASPYFSPAEMVFYRGLIGMIMMVWLARHQGISLKTKYPGMHAWRSLIGVTSLGAWFYAIAHLPLATAMTLNYMSSVWVAVFLVGAALWTWRPSPATPKPPLQGSLVATIIVGFAGVILMLRPNFNQDQAFAGMLGLMSGMAAAFAYMQVVALSRIGEPETRTVFYFATGSALAGGVATLVTGISPWSGWQTLWLLPIGVTASIAQLCLTKAYAQAKNSRETLVVANLQYSGIIFGAISGMVFFGDKIPLMGWVGMFLIIASGIAATILRSRNAPDAPSEER; this is encoded by the coding sequence ATGCACGCGCTCTGGATGGTCCTGGCAGCCTTTTTCTTTGCCAGCATGGGCGTGTGCATCAAGGCCGCATCACCGTACTTCAGCCCCGCCGAAATGGTGTTCTATCGCGGGCTGATCGGCATGATCATGATGGTCTGGCTCGCGCGCCACCAAGGCATCTCGCTCAAGACGAAGTATCCCGGCATGCATGCGTGGCGCAGCCTGATCGGCGTGACATCACTCGGCGCGTGGTTCTACGCCATCGCGCATTTGCCGCTTGCCACCGCGATGACGCTGAACTACATGAGCAGCGTCTGGGTAGCGGTATTCCTCGTAGGCGCAGCGCTCTGGACATGGCGGCCCTCGCCCGCCACACCCAAGCCACCGCTGCAGGGCTCGCTGGTCGCCACCATCATCGTGGGCTTTGCGGGGGTGATTCTCATGCTGCGGCCCAACTTCAATCAGGACCAGGCCTTTGCCGGCATGCTCGGTCTCATGTCGGGCATGGCTGCCGCATTCGCCTACATGCAGGTGGTCGCGCTCTCGCGCATCGGCGAGCCCGAAACCCGCACCGTGTTCTATTTCGCCACCGGTTCCGCACTCGCGGGCGGCGTAGCCACGCTGGTCACTGGCATCTCGCCGTGGTCGGGCTGGCAAACGCTCTGGCTGCTGCCCATCGGCGTGACGGCCTCCATCGCCCAACTGTGCCTGACCAAGGCCTACGCCCAGGCCAAGAACTCGCGCGAGACGCTGGTGGTGGCCAATCTGCAGTACTCCGGCATCATCTTCGGCGCGATCTCGGGCATGGTGTTCTTCGGCGACAAGATCCCGCTGATGGGCTGGGTCGGCATGTTCCTCATCATCGCCAGCGGCATCGCCGCCACCATTCTGCGATCACGCAACGCGCCCGATGCGCCGAGTGAGGAACGGTGA
- a CDS encoding NAD-dependent succinate-semialdehyde dehydrogenase has protein sequence MSYPNTQLFIDGQWRDAADGKTLGVFNPSTGKEIGRVAHANKADLDAALASAQKGFEVWRDVPAIERAKTMRRAAALMRERADAIGAILTQEQGKPVAEARGEAMAAADIIEWFADEGMRVYGRIVPSRNLAVRQLVVKDPVGVVAAFTPWNFPINQVVRKLGAALAAGCAVIVKAPEETPASPAELIRAFADAGIPVGTINLVYGNPAEISSYLIPHPIVRKVTFTGSTPVGKQLAGIAGQHMKRVTMELGGHAPVIVCDDADIALAVKCTAGAKFRNAGQVCISPTRFLVHEDVRADFVAALTKYAQGLKVGDGLAEGTQMGPLANPRRLTAMAEFMADAVQSGAEVTTGGARIGDSGNFYAPTILNNVPTTARIFNDEPFGPVAAVQGFTDLNAAIKEANRLAFGLAGYAFTKSLKNAHLLSQRVEVGMLWVNQPATPSAELPFGGIKDSGYGSEGGPEALEACLNTRAISITNV, from the coding sequence ATGAGCTACCCCAATACCCAACTTTTCATTGACGGCCAATGGCGCGATGCGGCGGATGGCAAGACGCTGGGCGTGTTCAACCCTTCCACCGGCAAAGAAATCGGCCGTGTGGCCCATGCGAACAAGGCGGATCTGGATGCCGCGCTGGCTTCCGCACAAAAGGGTTTTGAAGTCTGGCGCGATGTGCCCGCCATCGAGCGCGCCAAGACCATGCGCCGCGCGGCTGCGCTGATGCGCGAGCGTGCCGATGCGATCGGCGCCATCCTCACGCAGGAACAGGGCAAGCCGGTGGCTGAAGCGCGAGGCGAGGCCATGGCTGCTGCCGACATCATCGAATGGTTTGCCGACGAAGGCATGCGCGTGTATGGCCGCATCGTGCCGTCGCGCAATCTGGCGGTGCGCCAACTGGTGGTGAAGGATCCGGTCGGCGTGGTCGCCGCATTCACGCCGTGGAATTTCCCGATCAACCAGGTGGTGCGCAAGCTGGGCGCGGCGCTGGCTGCGGGCTGCGCGGTGATCGTGAAGGCGCCGGAAGAAACCCCGGCCAGCCCGGCCGAGCTGATTCGCGCGTTTGCCGATGCCGGCATTCCTGTGGGAACCATCAATCTGGTCTACGGCAATCCGGCCGAGATTTCGAGTTACCTGATTCCGCACCCCATCGTGCGCAAGGTCACGTTCACGGGTTCGACGCCTGTGGGCAAGCAACTGGCGGGCATCGCCGGTCAGCACATGAAGCGCGTGACCATGGAACTGGGCGGTCATGCTCCCGTGATCGTCTGCGACGACGCCGACATCGCTCTGGCCGTGAAGTGCACGGCTGGTGCCAAGTTCCGCAATGCCGGTCAGGTCTGCATCTCGCCCACACGTTTCCTCGTGCATGAAGACGTGCGTGCGGACTTCGTCGCCGCGCTCACCAAGTATGCGCAGGGTCTGAAGGTGGGTGATGGTCTGGCCGAAGGCACGCAGATGGGCCCGCTGGCCAACCCGCGCCGCTTGACCGCCATGGCCGAATTCATGGCCGACGCCGTGCAAAGCGGTGCCGAAGTGACCACCGGCGGCGCTCGCATTGGCGATTCCGGCAACTTCTACGCGCCCACCATCCTGAACAACGTGCCCACCACGGCACGCATCTTCAACGATGAACCGTTCGGCCCGGTAGCCGCCGTGCAGGGCTTCACCGACCTGAACGCCGCCATCAAGGAGGCCAACCGCCTGGCCTTTGGTCTGGCCGGATATGCCTTCACCAAGTCGCTGAAGAACGCGCACCTGCTGTCGCAGCGCGTGGAAGTCGGCATGCTGTGGGTGAACCAGCCCGCCACGCCGTCCGCTGAGCTGCCATTCGGCGGCATCAAGGATTCGGGCTACGGCTCCGAAGGCGGCCCGGAAGCGCTCGAGGCCTGCCTGAACACACGTGCGATCTCGATCACCAACGTCTGA
- a CDS encoding lysozyme inhibitor LprI family protein: protein MLRSLLLVCATLLPLATAAQRDPSAENNCYSRLSHDSMRACIKEQSAAATKELESAEKLLASTIQRELHNSKTSARQHLTQANAKYRQYRKAQCSFQAQAATGKKSAPDREMLCTTALDLQRAKDLHATIETLR from the coding sequence ATGCTTCGCTCGCTCCTGCTGGTTTGCGCCACACTTCTTCCGTTGGCGACTGCCGCTCAACGCGATCCTTCTGCAGAGAACAACTGCTACTCGCGGCTCAGTCATGACAGCATGCGTGCGTGCATCAAGGAGCAGTCGGCTGCGGCGACCAAGGAGTTGGAATCGGCAGAGAAGCTGCTGGCTTCCACGATTCAGCGCGAGTTGCACAATTCAAAGACTTCTGCGCGTCAGCATCTGACGCAGGCGAATGCCAAGTACCGGCAGTATCGCAAGGCGCAGTGCTCGTTTCAGGCACAGGCGGCGACCGGCAAGAAGTCCGCGCCCGACCGCGAAATGCTGTGCACTACGGCGCTTGATCTGCAGCGCGCCAAGGATTTGCACGCGACCATCGAAACGCTGCGCTGA